A stretch of the Desulfobacter sp. genome encodes the following:
- the rfbB gene encoding dTDP-glucose 4,6-dehydratase, translating into MPNLLVTGGAGFIGTNFVYYWKKKYPDDRVVVLDALTYAGNPDNLEKIKDRPGFYFVHGNILDQAMVETLIKDHGIDTMVHFAAESHVDRSILGPDEFIQTNIVGTHSLLKAAKSCWLDRGTGQPHRFHHVSTDEVYGTLGKTESPFCETTPYAPNSPYAASKAASDHLVRAYHETYGLGVTTSNCSNNFGPFQFPEKLIPLCIANILNQKPLPVYGDGRQIRDWLYVDDHNIGVDLILNHGKIGQTYNIGGNNEKTNVEIVNTICQCIDQRFDQDSELGRRFAKAPPAKGEPSASLITHVKDRAGHDRRYAIDPGKIQSQLGYAPSFCFESAIETTIDWYLDHESWWKKLMEKSSLSSTGKSQV; encoded by the coding sequence ATGCCCAATCTGCTTGTTACCGGAGGGGCCGGGTTCATCGGCACCAATTTTGTGTATTATTGGAAGAAAAAATATCCAGACGACCGGGTGGTGGTTCTGGATGCCCTGACCTATGCCGGTAATCCGGATAATTTAGAAAAGATAAAAGACCGCCCTGGATTTTATTTTGTCCACGGCAATATCCTTGACCAGGCAATGGTGGAAACGCTGATCAAGGACCATGGTATTGACACCATGGTTCATTTTGCTGCCGAATCCCATGTGGACCGGTCTATTCTCGGGCCGGACGAATTTATCCAGACCAATATTGTGGGCACCCATTCCCTGCTCAAAGCGGCAAAATCATGCTGGCTGGACCGGGGAACGGGACAGCCCCACAGGTTTCATCATGTGTCCACGGACGAGGTTTACGGCACCCTGGGCAAGACCGAATCCCCCTTTTGTGAAACCACCCCCTATGCGCCCAACTCGCCCTATGCGGCCAGCAAGGCAGCATCGGATCATCTGGTCAGGGCCTATCACGAGACTTACGGGCTTGGAGTGACCACCTCCAACTGTTCCAATAATTTCGGCCCGTTTCAATTTCCTGAAAAACTGATCCCCCTCTGTATTGCCAATATTTTAAACCAAAAGCCCCTGCCGGTATACGGGGACGGCAGGCAGATCCGGGACTGGCTCTATGTGGATGACCACAACATCGGGGTTGATCTGATCCTCAACCATGGAAAGATCGGCCAGACCTATAATATCGGGGGCAATAACGAAAAGACCAATGTGGAGATTGTGAACACCATCTGCCAATGCATTGACCAACGGTTTGATCAGGATTCAGAACTGGGGAGACGGTTTGCCAAAGCCCCGCCTGCAAAAGGAGAGCCTTCAGCCTCTTTGATCACCCATGTCAAGGACCGGGCAGGCCATGACCGGCGGTATGCCATTGATCCTGGAAAAATTCAATCCCAGCTTGGGTATGCCCCCTCTTTTTGTTTTGAGTCTGCCATTGAAACCACCATTGACTGGTATCTTGACCATGAATCCTGGTGGAAAAAACTTATGGAAAAAAGTTCTCTATCTTCCACAGGGAAATCCCAGGTTTAA